In a genomic window of Pseudomonas oryzihabitans:
- a CDS encoding glutamine amidotransferase: protein MPPKPLAIFQMGKPPADIRQVHQEQSDWILAALGELQRPVAVYNVEEQPPPLPSSIAAAVITGSWSMVTEREPWSERIGAWIRLAMALELPLLGICYGHQLMADALGGVVDYHPDGREIGQRLVCLNADAAEDPLLARAASRFPAYLTHEQSVLLPPAGATVLGGTDHDPHQIIRYSPTALSVQFHPEFTPALMKACLLRRRTLFIEEGFDLERLCLELGPTPEATGILRRFVEQIGE, encoded by the coding sequence ATGCCACCCAAACCTCTTGCCATCTTCCAGATGGGTAAACCACCTGCCGATATCCGGCAGGTCCATCAGGAGCAGTCCGACTGGATCCTGGCCGCCCTGGGCGAGTTGCAGCGACCGGTCGCGGTCTACAACGTCGAGGAGCAGCCGCCGCCGTTACCTTCGTCTATAGCAGCTGCGGTGATCACGGGCTCCTGGAGCATGGTGACCGAGCGTGAGCCCTGGAGCGAACGGATCGGCGCCTGGATCAGGCTGGCGATGGCGCTGGAACTACCTCTGCTGGGTATCTGCTACGGCCATCAATTGATGGCGGATGCCCTGGGTGGCGTGGTGGACTACCATCCGGATGGCCGCGAAATCGGGCAGCGTCTGGTTTGCTTGAATGCTGATGCTGCCGAGGATCCGCTGCTTGCACGAGCGGCGTCCCGTTTCCCCGCCTATCTGACGCATGAGCAGAGCGTGCTGCTTCCTCCCGCCGGCGCGACGGTACTCGGTGGTACCGACCACGATCCCCACCAGATAATCCGCTACAGTCCCACGGCCCTGTCCGTGCAATTTCACCCCGAGTTCACTCCCGCCCTGATGAAAGCCTGCCTGCTGCGGCGGCGAACGCTGTTCATCGAAGAAGGCTTTGACTTGGAGCGCCTCTGTCTGGAGCTTGGCCCCACGCCTGAGGCAACCGGCATTCTGCGCCGCTTCGTTGAGCAGATCGGCGAGTGA
- a CDS encoding carbon-nitrogen hydrolase family protein: MTLSIVAALQIGSRPEGKAQTLAAILAYEAEIKAANAQLVVMPEAILGGYPKGENFGTYLGYRLPEGRETYERYHANAIDVPGPETDALAELAQRTGAHLVIGVIERAGSSLFCTALFFSPDAGLTAKHRKLMPTGSERLIWGQGDGSTLPVVDSPVGKLGAAICWENHMPLLRTAMYAKGVEVWCAPTVDERDVWQASMRHIAHEGRMFLVSACQVQPSPQALGIEVPHWEADRPLIRGNSLIVGPLGEVLAGPLRDQEGLLVAQIDTSELIRARYDFDVVGHYARPDVFSLAVDERAKLTVAFSS, encoded by the coding sequence ATGACCCTGTCCATCGTCGCAGCCCTACAAATCGGTTCCCGCCCCGAAGGCAAAGCCCAGACTCTCGCCGCGATTCTGGCCTACGAAGCGGAGATCAAGGCGGCGAACGCCCAGTTGGTGGTGATGCCCGAGGCGATTCTGGGAGGCTATCCAAAAGGCGAGAACTTCGGGACCTACCTGGGTTATCGCCTCCCCGAAGGGCGTGAGACCTATGAGCGCTATCATGCCAACGCCATCGACGTGCCCGGTCCGGAAACCGACGCCCTCGCCGAACTCGCTCAACGCACCGGCGCTCATCTGGTGATAGGTGTAATAGAACGCGCGGGCAGCAGTCTTTTCTGCACTGCCCTGTTCTTTTCTCCCGACGCAGGCCTGACGGCCAAGCATCGCAAACTGATGCCTACCGGTAGCGAACGCCTGATCTGGGGGCAGGGTGACGGCTCGACCCTGCCAGTGGTCGACTCTCCGGTCGGCAAGCTGGGCGCGGCAATCTGCTGGGAAAATCACATGCCGCTGTTGCGCACGGCCATGTATGCCAAGGGCGTCGAGGTGTGGTGTGCGCCCACGGTCGATGAGCGCGATGTCTGGCAGGCGTCCATGCGCCATATCGCCCATGAAGGTCGGATGTTTCTGGTGAGCGCCTGTCAGGTCCAGCCCTCGCCCCAGGCCCTGGGTATCGAGGTGCCCCATTGGGAGGCAGACCGCCCGCTGATTCGCGGCAACAGCCTCATCGTGGGCCCACTGGGCGAGGTGCTGGCCGGTCCGCTAAGGGATCAGGAAGGCCTGCTGGTGGCGCAAATCGATACCAGCGAGTTGATTCGTGCGCGTTATGACTTCGATGTGGTGGGGCATTATGCTCGGCCTGATGTCTTTTCACTGGCGGTGGACGAGCGTGCCAAGCTGACCGTCGCTTTCAGCAGTTGA
- a CDS encoding LysR family transcriptional regulator, whose product MSRIDVVELDLNLFKVFEALYEEGGAGRAALRLGVTQSAISASLARLRRVYGDHLFERTGRGLRPTAKSQELRPVIAAALEKCRQSLQLISDQHATFSGRTLTLGLSDDYEIALGRSLIDIARTQAPGLRLIFKQTNSLLSGDALLGRQIDVALTAGTGTSRILGRKVLASGGYSCLTARMDAGQTLPLTLEDYLQRRHLLVSSSGFVGVVDEALAELGASRVVEAATTHFAALPHLLSGSDCIATLPTHAALALARVAPVHCQPCPLVLPRYSVELGWRMDGARDPVIQRMLALIEQVVAKGQESGLVSYGT is encoded by the coding sequence ATGAGCAGGATTGATGTCGTAGAGCTGGATCTCAATCTGTTCAAGGTATTCGAGGCGCTGTATGAGGAGGGCGGTGCAGGACGGGCTGCCCTTCGGCTAGGGGTCACCCAGTCGGCAATCAGCGCCTCTCTGGCACGCCTGCGCAGAGTCTATGGGGATCACCTGTTCGAGCGAACCGGGCGTGGACTACGACCAACTGCCAAGAGTCAGGAGCTGCGACCGGTGATCGCCGCTGCCCTCGAAAAATGTCGCCAGAGCCTGCAGCTGATCAGTGATCAGCATGCCACCTTCAGTGGGCGAACTCTGACCCTCGGTTTGTCGGACGACTATGAGATCGCTCTGGGCCGATCGCTCATCGACATCGCCAGGACGCAGGCACCCGGCCTGCGGCTCATCTTCAAACAGACGAACAGCCTGCTCTCCGGTGACGCCCTGCTGGGCCGACAGATCGACGTGGCTCTGACCGCCGGAACCGGTACCTCCAGAATTTTGGGCAGGAAGGTGTTGGCGTCAGGCGGCTACTCCTGTTTGACGGCGCGGATGGACGCTGGCCAGACCCTACCCCTGACCTTGGAGGATTACCTGCAGCGCCGGCATCTGCTGGTCTCCTCCAGCGGTTTTGTCGGTGTCGTCGACGAGGCTCTGGCTGAGCTGGGCGCATCGCGCGTGGTAGAAGCCGCCACCACACATTTTGCGGCCTTGCCTCATCTATTGTCGGGCAGCGACTGCATCGCGACGCTACCGACCCACGCCGCTCTGGCACTGGCCCGCGTTGCCCCGGTCCACTGCCAGCCTTGTCCCCTGGTGCTGCCTCGCTACTCCGTCGAGCTCGGCTGGCGTATGGACGGCGCCCGAGATCCGGTCATCCAGAGGATGCTCGCCTTGATCGAACAGGTCGTGGCGAAGGGCCAAGAGTCGGGACTGGTATCGTACGGAACCTGA